A single region of the Brachypodium distachyon strain Bd21 chromosome 3, Brachypodium_distachyon_v3.0, whole genome shotgun sequence genome encodes:
- the LOC100833284 gene encoding aspartate aminotransferase, mitochondrial, with protein sequence MAALSRAASAIRRRGALHLLPGGAPTRAMASLFGHVEPAPKDPILGVTEAFLADPSPDKVNVGVGAYRDDNGKPVVLDCVREAERRIAGNLNMEYLPMGGSIKMIEESLKLAYGEESEFIKDKRIAAVQALSGTGACRLFADFQKRFLPDSQIYIPTPTWSNHHNIWRDAQVPQRTFSYYHPESRGLDFAGLMDDIKNAPNGSFFLLHACAHNPTGVDPTEEQWREISYQFKLKNHFPFFDMAYQGFASGDPERDAKAIRIFLEDGHQIGCAQSYAKNMGLYGQRAGCLSILCEDEMQAVAVKSQLQQIARPMYSNPPVHGALVVSIILNDPDLKSLWLKEVKGMADRIIGMRKALRENLEKLGSPLSWEHVTNQIGMFCYSGMTPEQVDRLTNEYHIYMTRNGRISMAGVTTGNVAYLANAIHDVTKSN encoded by the exons atggcggcgctgTCCCGCGCGGCCTCCGCGATCCGGCGGCGGGGTGCCCTGCACCTGCTGCCCGGTGGTGCGCCGACGAGGGCGATGGCGTCGCTCTTCGGGCACGTCGAGCCGGCCCCCAAGGACCCCATCCTCGGCGTCACCGAGGCCTTCCTCGCCGACCCGTCCCCCGACAAAGTCAACGTCGGCGTC GGCGCCTACCGGGACGACAACGGCAAGCCTGTCGTGCTCGACTGCGTGCGTGAGGCGGAGCGCCGGATCGCCGGCAACCTCAACAT GGAGTACCTTCCAATGGGAGGAAGTATCAAGATGATTGAAGAGTCACTAAAGCTGGCATATGGGGAGGAATCTGAGTTCATCAAAGATAAAAGAATTGCAGCGGTGCAGGCGCTTTCAGGTACTGGTGCATGCCGGCTCTTTGCTGACTTCCAGAAGCGTTTCTTGCCAGATTCACAGATCTATATACCTACACCAACGTGGTCCAA CCATCACAATATTTGGAGGGATGCTCAAGTGCCACAGAGGACATTCTCATATTACCATCCAGAATCGAGAGGGCTTGATTTTGCAGGACTAATGGATGATATCAAG AATGCTCCAAATGGTTCGTTCTTTTTGCTTCATGCATGTGCCCACAATCCTACTGGAGTAGATCCTACAGAGGAACAGTGGAGAGAGATTTCCTATCAGTTCAAG TTGAAGAACCATTTCCCATTCTTTGACATGGCATACCAAGGATTTGCTAGTGGTGATCCAGAGAGAGATGCCAAGGCAATCCGGATCTTCCTTGAAGATGGACACCAGATAGGATGTGCTCAATCATATGCAAAGAACATGGGGCTTTATGGACAGAGAGCAGGATGCCTGAG TATTCTGTGTGAGGATGAGATGCAAGCAGTTGCTGTCAAGAGCCAATTGCAGCAGATCGCAAGACCAATGTACAGCAACCCACCTGTTCATGGCGCGCTGGTTGTTTCTATAATCCTAAATGATCCAGACTTGAAAAGCTTATGGTTGAAAGAGGTCAAG GGTATGGCTGATCGTATCATTGGGATGCGGAAGGCACTTCGGGAAAATCTTGAAAAGTTAGGTTCACCTTTGTCATGGGAGCATGTCACCAATCAG ATTGGAATGTTCTGCTACAGTGGGATGACACCTGAACAGGTTGATCGCTTGACAAATGAATACCACATTTACATGACCCGCAATGGGAGAATAAG CATGGCTGGTGTAACAACAGGAAATGTTGCTTATTTGGCCAATGCTATTCATGATGTCACTAAATCAAATTGA
- the LOC100833902 gene encoding probable LRR receptor-like serine/threonine-protein kinase At5g45780 produces MARLPLAAGAGAVGVVVAAWLLAAGGVAAGDPPLSPKGLNYEVAALMAVKNRMRDEKGVMAGWDINSVDPCTWSMVACSPEGFVVSLQMANNGLSGALSPSIGNLSYLQTMLLQNNKISGGIPPEIGKLANLKALDISGNQFVGEIPSSLGQLTRLNYLRLDKNNLSGQIPTDVAKLPGLTFLDISYNNLSGPVPKIYAHDYSLVGNKFLCNSSSLHGCTDLKGVTNDTTSRTSNKTKNHHQLALAISLSVICATIFALFFACWLNYCRWRLPFASSDQDLDIEMGHLKHFSFHDLQNATDNFNSKNILGQGGFGVVYKGCFRNGTLVAVKRLKDPDVTGEVQFQTEVELIGLAVHRNLLRLYGFCMTSKERLLVYPYMPNGSVADRLREYHRGKPSLDWSKRMRIAIGAARGLLYLHEQCNPKIIHRDVKAANILLDESFEAVVGDFGLAKLLDRQDSHVTTAVRGTIGHIAPEYLSTGQSSEKTDVYGFGILLLELITGPKTLSNGHGQSQKGMILDWVRELKEEKKLDKLVDRDLKDSFDVAELECSVDVILQCTLTNPILRPKMSEVLHALESNVALAENGVDMHREALPYGGSCSFSVRHEDPHDSSSFIIEPIELSGPR; encoded by the exons ATGGCGAGACTACccttggccgccggcgccggcgctgtgGGGGTGGTGGTTGCAGCAtggctcctcgccgccggtgggGTCGCGGCCGGGGACCCGCCGCTCTCGCCCAAGGGGCTCAACTACGAAG TGGCGGCGCTGATGGCGGTGAAGAACCGGATGCGGGACGAGAAGGGGGTGATGGCCGGTTGGGACATCAACTCCGTAGACCCCTGCACATGGTCCATGGTCGCCTGCTCCCCCGAAGGATTCGTCGTCTCGCT GCAGATGGCAAACAATGGATTGTCAGGGGCGCTGTCGCCGAGCATCGGGAACCTCAGCTACCTTCAGACAAT GTTACTACAGAATAACAAAATATCAGGTGGCATACCCCCAGAGATAGGGAAGCTGGCCAATCTGAAAGCTCTTGATATTTCTGGTAACCAGTTTGTTGGTGAAATCCCGAGTTCGTTGGGGCAGCTGACTCGACTGAATTATTT GCGCCTTGATAAGAACAACTTGTCTGGACAAATCCCTACAGATGTTGCAAAGCTTCCAGGTCTCACATTCCT TGATATATCATACAACAATTTAAGTGGTCCAGTTCCAAAAATATATGCGCATGACTACAG TCTTGTGGGAAACAAATTCCTTTGCAATTCATCAAGTCTACATGGTTGCACAGATCTGAAAGGAGTAACTAACG ATACAACGTCTCGAACGTCGAATAAGACTAAGAATCATCATCAATTAGCACTGGCTATTTCTTTAAGTGTCATCTGTGCGACAATATTTGCTCTGTTCTTTGCGTGCTGGCTAAACTATTGCAGATGGCGCTTGCCTTTTGCTTCTTCTG ATCAAGATCTTGACATTGAAATGGGTCATCTGAAGCATTTTTCATTTCATGATCTGCAAAATGCAACTGACAATTTTAACTCAAAGAATATATTAGGCCAAGGCGGCTTTGGTGTTGTTTATAAAGGCTGTTTTAGGAATGGAACTTTAGTGGCAGTCAAGAGGTTAAAAGATCCTGATGTTACTGGTGAAGTTCAGTTCCAGACAGAAGTTGAGTTGATTGGCCTAGCTGTGCACAGGAATCTTTTGCGCTTGTATGGGTTTTGCATGACCTCAAAGGAAAGGTTGCTTGTATATCCATATATGCCAAATGGCAGTGTTGCTGACCGCTTGAGAG AGTACCATCGTGGAAAACCTTCTCTTGATTGGAGCAAACGAATGCGGATTGCCATTGGGGCTGCCAGAGGACTACTGTATCTCCATGAACAGTGCAATCCTAAGATCATTCACAGAGATGTCAAAGCAGCAAACATTTTGCTTGATGAAAGTTTTGAAGCGGTTGTTGGAGATTTTGGATTGGCAAAACTACTCGACCGGCAAGATTCACATGTTACTACTGCAGTTCGAGGCACTATTGGTCATATTGCCCCAGAGTATCTCTCAACAGGACAGTCTTCAGAAAAGACTGACGTTTATGGGTTCGGTATTCTACTGCTGGAACTGATTACTGGACCTAAAACATTGAGCAACGGACATGGCCAGTCCCAGAAGGGGATGATTCTAGATTGG GTTAGAGAACTCAAGGAGGAAAAGAAGCTGGATAAACTTGTTGACAGGGATCTCAAAGATTCTTTCGATGTAGCCGAGCTAGAGTGTTCAGTTGACGTGATTCTCCAATGCACTCTGACCAATCCTATTCTGCGGCCCAAGATGTCAGAAGTTCTACATGCCCTTGAATCTAACGTTGCGCTGGCAGAGAATGGAGTAGACATGCATAGAGAAGCGCTGCCTTACGGAGGCTCTTGCAGTTTCTCTGTAAGACATGAGGATCCACATGATTCATCGTCCTTCATAATAGAGCCAATTGAGCTCTCTGGTCCTAGATGA